The genomic segment tgtgagAGTTTAATCAATGTGACCCAGTCAACTTGTTGTGTTTGAAATTAACCTAAACAaatggtaaaaatataatttgacttaaaaaaaatcaaattatatttttttaaatattgagatggaGACATATTGGATCGACTCTTATCAATTTAGGTTAACTTGTAAAATTCATAAGTTGGATCATGGACATGATCACAATGAACTAATTCACTTGGACctttcatctctttcttttccctttttgtttttgtctcccTGATTCAGCCTTCATCCAACTCGATAGAATGAAGtcaggattgaattgaagaattaTTAGAGAATCTAGGACTAAATtgaatgaagatgataaagagTTTCTAGTGCACTAGCGTGTGAGGAAAGTCACTACATTTGGGAGGCCCGCGTGGCTTCTTTCAagctttgatgatgatttttttggtgttgttaGAATAATCTCGGCAAGGGCATCCTTTTACCACAGTATGGGGTGACTATAGAGCTCTAATGTGGTTTCGTTAACCCATTcttctttactctttttttctatCTCCTCTCCTCGGTTCTCatgtttaatttcttcttttcttcccttcaaaaacaaaaaaggctccatttttttctttacaattttcAATTGTAGTTTCCTTTAGTTTCAATCCtttgaaaaaccaaaaatatgaATATTGTTTTACAGAATCAAGTGCTAGTCCAATGAtaggattctttttttatccaacaAAAACCCCACATTAAACTTATTAAAACAAGCCATTAAAaccaatctcaaataaaacccCCTATATTAAACTTATTAAAACAAACCATTAAAaccaatctcaaataaaacccACATGGAAAGATAGAATTGAGATGAAAATAACTACatgatttcaaaaaagaaaattacttaGTGTAAATTCACAATGCAATTATGTGTGCGCTCGTgtatagttaaataaacaacATCTTACCaagatcttttaattttttcttaattagtagTTTTGACTGGTAACCTTATAAagtctattttaatatttcaattaattctaaaaatgtAGTCGAGtgaaatcaaaattgattaatattaattttaaaaatattttaatttaatatgtattttatagtatttaatATCATGTGTATTTTTACTTTTGAGCTTAGATATATTGTATAGATATGTATAGTTTTGATATCAcacaattaattattaataacacttaaaaatataattgaaagagtcaataattaaaagaacacaaaaatcaaTGTTCATAGAATGATCAAGCAACCTATATTGAAATGGTGCATGATTTCATTTAATGAGTCcataactataaataaaaaaaaccccatcaTTCTCTACTTgatagggttttttcttttttgtattcatgtaattttaaatattattttcatagatTGAAacctaattataaatttatataaaaaatgatataatcaaacaaaaatcttgtgttaattcaaaagaataagaaatcacattttttaaaaatgtcaaTTGTAAGACCCATATTCTTAGCACAATCTAAGCCCAAGGTTCTACCCAAACCCAACCCAACCAACTtagatatttaaagaaaaaattgttaaaagcattgttttctctctttctctattttctctTCTTGTCGTGACTTTCCACTCCTATTTACAagggatttcagttttgaatttaagtttttagttCAAGAAAGGTTGAAGAAATAAGTAAgtgttttttcctcttttgttattttcaattaaggatTGATTATGAAAGGTTTTAAGATGTATTTAgggtttttatattgttttaatgataaaatgatttaaaggattgaattgatattttaagATGTTAGTTGGCCTTAAACAAGCTGATTTGATGTCTGGAATTATGAGTAGTTGAAAAATAGATTGTGTTATTATGAAATTTACAAGTTTGAAGACTGGCAAATCGAGATTCTGAAAACTCTAATTAATCAATCGATCGATTAGCTGAACTAGCTGACTGGTTGACTGATTGATGTGGTTGACCGATTAGTTTAAACCAGTTAGCCTGTGATAGTGGTTGATCGATTGGTCATCTTGGTCGACTGATTGTCCAACAATAGAGTTTTATTGGGTATGTTAGGTTTGATTAGTTTGGGTTAAGTTCGGGATCGATTGGGTGAATCAATTTGGCTTTATATTTACGTTTTGGTCTTTAAGCTTagagtttttaatcttttatgttactttacttcgagttgttttttagtgttttcagtaTCCGTTAAAAGTTATGTTGATGTTTCTCCTAACGATCTTCAGTAGCCTTCGGTTCTGCATctgtttatctttttctttctttttccggGTGAGtgagataatctttaatatgcatgtaatataaataaatatgtatgttgattatacgATTAGTACATgtagttaatttcttgaatatttatatatgttgctttatTTTCTAAGTAATCACTTGTTCTTGAATTTACACTCATATTTTGTTGGATTAAATTCTTTTTGATAAGATATACATTGCTTTGATAATTATGCAAGTATATATCATGTTCTAATATCGATATACTTGTCAGTAACTTCATGCTAACAGAGAATAGTTCGTCTATGTGCATATAATATTTTGTATACCTAACTGGTGAGAGAGATGTCAACCTGTAGCGACTGATCCTCCCATAATGGTCACCTTCGAGTGTCATCTCGTCATCTTTGGGAGTTATCTGATTTCTGACATATATTCCACTACTTTATGTTAATGTGCTtagtatgtatatttatatcaagataTGTACGACTTGaaaactattaatatctaaaatacatgttaaatgTTATTCCCTTACTGACTTGGTTGAACTTatccctctatttttttttaatattatttcaagtttttaatttttgttagcaTGTAAACTTTATTGAGTGTTATTGCTTCTTTAGTTTTAGTCCTTATGCTTTACTTGTTACACAAgactttccttttagttttttatttgatattttagacACTTTACTATTAcactattttaattaaatttggattttaataatgtaataaatattatagattatttgttttgttttatccaatgaaaagaattttttaagtgttatttatttttaatagttttaaagaatataatattttaaaaaatattaaaatgctGTAAAATCTTTATATAACTTGTTTTATGATATCTACATTCTAAAATTTAGTGTGGTGTGATGTTCTTATGACATCGCACGtgtgttattaattataaatttaaaattcaggTCATGACTTCGATGACTAGATATTATTAaccaaaaactaatttaaactaaaaaatcaataaattatcaacataacATCTACTGGTACTGGTAGTGGCAATATTTTCGTTATTGTAAGCACATCAATGTTATATCAATTTTGTTATCGTTGTAAAAGTTTTTAAGACTATAAGCCCTagattaattagttattaattatcaaacctctattattataaaataaattgataattaatccCTATTTCTTGtaaggttataaaaaaaaacattattttttacaatagtaattaattttgatattattttttacatataaataaagGTCAAAATCATGATATATCATTTTCTTGTTAAGTTccatgaaaaatctaaaaaataaccatttaaaaactattttacaaCCTCAAAACACGTCTCTAGAAACTTACTTCCACAAACATATGAATCCCAAAAGACTAATATTTTTTCCGAGAATGCATGGACACACAGATTTTTGAATTACATGGCCTGAATGGAGCTCATCAGagttttctctctccttccttatctctctctctctccacatCTAGGGACTGGCATGTATTACAAATGAAGGGCAAGAACCATTCAAGAAAAACTTGGAAACCTAAGGACCAAAGAGAatatatgttttcaaaaaatcaaattcaagaaaggATGTGGTTGACGATATCATTTGGCCCTGATGAACAATATAACATAATGTCGAATCCACAGTGCAAACGAGTCTGTTCTACAATGTATCTACAGTAAAACACCACCCTCTTATAACTTCTTTtgtcaataataatataataatttggtAGCAAGGTAACATTAGACACAGTAGTTGGGGCAACCCCTCCTTTGAGGGCTAAGGCTGGCATCAAAGAGACGGTTCGCCAAACCATTCAAACATCCCTACTCCCTTTAACTATATTATAGGCACAATGATACCAAGCAGGTCCACTTCATTCTACTTGCAACAGAACACGATAACCAGCTACTAATGTAGCAGAAAACATGCATGATAGTTATTAATGTACCAGGGCTAATTACAGTATTACACACCTCTGAGAGTTTCTTATCAAACATGAGCAAGAGGAGGAATCCAGGGTGAGGTCACTGAAATTTCACAACCACGCAGGAAATGTCGTCTGAACTCTTCCTATTAAGTGCTTCTTCAGTAAGCCGCTTTGCTGCAGACAGCGCATCCTTTATGTTCTTGACAGCATCCACCGCTTCTTGGTTGGACATCACCTGGCATCAAATTGAGGAACGGATTTTAGTCCATAAAAAGggcaaacaaataatttatcctTCCAACAAAGATTAGAGGTAGAAAGTTCCAAGTAAAAGAAACCTTCCACAACCCGTCACTTGCTAAGATAATACAATCTGTATCATCATCAATCATCTCCATTGCGACATCTGGTTCTGAACTCAGATGTTCCTTCAAGCTCTTGTCACCAAATGCCCTTGCCACTGCCAACTGTCCATCAACACGTGGGACATCCCCTGAATTCATAAAGTTGGAAAGTTAATATTGATAGTGACAGACTATTGAAACATCTCTATAAGGAGGAGAGATAGTCTAAAGGTATTGATATTGGAATAAAGAAGAATCACATGGCTGATCATAGTGCAACAGATTGCATACTCACAACGGCTGTCTGAAACCAGATGAAAATGAGGAGGAATAAGCGCAAACTTAGTTAATAGAAAAGTGCAGTTCCATCAGTTTAAAAAGATAACCCACGTCTATTCATCAACAGGTCACAGGAGGTGATCAGTGCAATAACTTGGTGCAAATTCTATCATTTAAAGCATCCATTTGCCCTGTGGAAGAGTGCACAGTATGCAATCCATTTTCAAAATTCCAGCATGCAGTTGCAAGCCTCAAAACCTAAAGGCATTAAAAGCAGTAATGTCCTAACAATCTAATTTCCAATGCTCCATTTCTCACAACACAATCATAATCATATTTATGTAGAGTCCAAACATTGTAGAACAACATAGTTCTTGAAACTTAGCAAATCTCTTACCTGGAAAGTTTGACACAAAGCCACCTCTGTTCTCGATTTCCTCCCTTTCCATGCTTGGCTCATGATCAACTGAGAGTTGTTTGGCAACACCATTCTTGCAGATAACAGCTCGTGAGTCACCTACATTTGCTACTACCAGCTTCTGACAGTTAATTAGTATAGCCGTGACAGCCGTTGAACCTCCTTTACCCAAATCACCGGCTTTCTCCAAAATTGTAGTATCAGTAATACAATATGCTCTCCTCATAGCATTTTTTGGCTGTGTCCAAAAGTCTGGCTGCATGAAGGAAATATTCAAACAAGAAATAGacatttattttcatcaaatcCACCCATTACAGAAAACTACAAGCAGAACGGACAATCTAAGGGGAAATAGCAAGCATATTTAGTCCATCAtaaaagttgaaatatcaattCTCAGCTCCACTTAAAAATGAGAAGCCATTAAACAACCAACCCCAGAATCCTATCCCATAACCATAGTAAAAAATTTAGACCTACAAAGTAGCTCACAAAATGATGCTTCAATAATGACTTACAATACACAGATAGAATACCTTACCTCCTTTAAGATATTGTCAAACAAATGAGACCGCAAATAATCAGGAATAACATGGCTGAGATGACCATCAAATATTGCAAACAAACCAAGTTCATTGTCATCGACTTCCTTAAATTGAGCAACAACATAATCTTCCATGTCATGATGTGATTTCCCCTTTACTAAGTGAAAGCCATGTGTTATGTGCTTCGAAATCTTACTCTTGCCCTTTCCACAATCTGGAGAAGAACCCAATCCAACCTTTTCCTGCAGTATGTGCATTCAAACTTGTAGGTAACTCACACGGCTAGCAATCCAATGAAAAATGCATGTGTAATCAATGTCAAAGAGCTGAACAAAccacaaaaacatattaattaaaaatacttccATAGTTgtgtaattataattgtttgGAACAAAAGAGTCTTACAATTCTTCTTCGAACGTGATGTCTTCCTCCCAAACAGAAATTATAGCAACTTGGTTAAAGATAGCAATtgcaaagtaaaataataactGCCATGTTCTAGGTTCCTTCCGAGTAAAACGCATTGTAAGATCCCATCTCATTGACATTATATCTCAGCATGCACTACACA from the Populus nigra chromosome 1, ddPopNigr1.1, whole genome shotgun sequence genome contains:
- the LOC133678030 gene encoding probable protein phosphatase 2C 39, coding for MIGKEILHKMKEKVGLGSSPDCGKGKSKISKHITHGFHLVKGKSHHDMEDYVVAQFKEVDDNELGLFAIFDGHLSHVIPDYLRSHLFDNILKEPDFWTQPKNAMRRAYCITDTTILEKAGDLGKGGSTAVTAILINCQKLVVANVGDSRAVICKNGVAKQLSVDHEPSMEREEIENRGGFVSNFPGDVPRVDGQLAVARAFGDKSLKEHLSSEPDVAMEMIDDDTDCIILASDGLWKVMSNQEAVDAVKNIKDALSAAKRLTEEALNRKSSDDISCVVVKFQ